From the genome of Anopheles moucheti chromosome 3, idAnoMoucSN_F20_07, whole genome shotgun sequence, one region includes:
- the LOC128300218 gene encoding uncharacterized protein LOC128300218, whose product MYCHPIGHIISNMIPPMIGIQLMKAHIFTTAIWFPLVIFNTIRDHCGYHLPFFPCSDCTTIIITRNLLSASERSDISIGCTVRTQSSGSQSSTSGIVHFGALNRSESCIRIVNPKPSKAYE is encoded by the exons ATGTACTGCCATCCGATCGGGCACATCATCAGCAATATGATCCCGCCAATGATCGGCATACAGCTCATGAAGGCGCACATCTTCACCACTGCCATCTGGTTTCCGTTGGTAATCTTTAACACGATTCGGGATCATTGTGGGTACCATTTGCCGTTCTTTCCCTGCTCCGATTGTACCAcgattatcatcacgcgaa ATTTACTGAGTGCTTCGGAACGTTCGGATATCTCGATTGGTTGCACGGTACGGACACAAAGTTCCGGAAGTCAAAGTAGCACGAGCGGCATCGTACACTTTGGGGCATTAAATCGGTCCGAGAGTTGTATCCGGATAGTTAATCCGAAGCCATCCAAAGCTTACGAGTGA
- the LOC128303954 gene encoding trithorax group protein osa isoform X2, with protein sequence MSTKTATTTTTVSGRGSSSSGEFDVTSFEKRLRDLKDTQDSIQHLSSWCLSRRAHHKKIVSSWLNVLKQVKIESRLTLFHLANDVIQNSKRKNYEYVDSWGTYLQKATTLVRDEKVKHKILRIFKIWEEREIYNEEFLSDLNGLLSVTTSSAKKLQQQQQQQQQQQQQQQQQQQQNASSSNHSGPTLATGPTKLTEAKSVVSASSAQLDVDDYQASYLVTAVRECVKHQSETDHTFKGLNKKPHVDVEAVMNSIKGKDRTKVEEVELEIDEHLAQYENAVEVLKTEQKSRQDLLTVLEQASSFYENQRTEVKVVVNAYRNFGNRLKSMKKKLDELTVTLPSPIPSPDINAPSPVPSDGDNILPSEDNYFQMLQHHGSYMGGNLSFDMNDFTRSDSPMVMNRGYHGPPTGAQNMSTGGGGVAPPSQPPPGIVPHPIGPYGGGASGGGSGGFINPWTSSTPRGPPPGRGNNGGYGGNNRPPPYSGQPMDYGGPQQSQGVGRNTGSVSQPLQPPPLPPINLDTSDDYNSTWNMSMGWDGTHDSSGFQSLDAPVSPSHYDRKGMNNSAMLVDYGDGSSGDGGLMQDVDHRQRSSNLSMPPFAKDKGRLADVDHRNLISLTGSPGGPPQLKDVHDLDAMDDSSSSSSMPLAAIGHGMHKRKTAPPQPVPAPKVPSSESGGSRTSIWAAHGNAFSAPSNDIDLRLLPPSSSAVPSALTVIPTMGEDSDGASHNDTGDDTNDLDLDMRIKSLEKTITAQYANSAAHNSIPHLSIDRLGEPNDGDNDDSVQSVESVTARDEGDLPSLQTPVSLLEIDSFLQNFERENFEDFSKPPALLMSNQTESSQSPPATSEHSGPVVGDVKRNPSDNTESVDMDLSDEESEVLQQTHQEGDKHSPSQSTVSYHHGADEGSNDTTSMDDSAAKDNQECDNPLMRLPMNSVANANNNGVGGSNNNSNGAGGNNQTTPLLQRPPLLPDPTFPPGAGPKWDLPPPNLMSLPTMLGNFNAVIPPPPTPGGLVNKLSQPPPGAGQIWADQPPPNGQADVANRFGTPNRPPPPLPFGSGNGGQKVGGGNFRGGGTPRGGRGHNRAPYFRGGGSGGMRANIVPGLMMGGPGGGPFAGPVVGGTGGSPGMRGGYHRGGGNKFRGGGGGANNRTGW encoded by the exons ATGTCAACAAAAACAGCTACAACCACCACAACGGTATCCGGGCGAGGTAGCAGTAGCTCCGGGGAGTTTGATGTGACTTCCTTCGAGAAACGGCTGCGAGATCTGAAGGATACAcaggacagcatccaacaTCTTTCGAGCTGGTGTCTTTCGAGGCGGGCACACCATAAAAAGATTGTAAGCAGTTGGCTGAACGTGCTGAAGCAGG TAAAAATCGAAAGCAGATTAACGCTGTTCCACCTGGCCAACGATGTGATACAGAACAGCAAGCGCAAAAACTACGAGTACGTCGATAGCTGGGGAACGTACCTACAGAAAGCGACCACGCTGGTGAGAGACGAAAAGGTGAAGCATAAGATATTGCGCATTTTCAAAATTTGGGAAGAGCGGGAAATTTACAACGAAGAATTCTTGAGCGATCTGAACGGTTTGCTGAGCGTGACTACATCGTCAGCCAAGAagctgcagcaacaacagcagcaacaacagcaacaacagcagcaacagcagcaacaacaacagcagaatGCATCCAGCTCGAACCACAGTGGACCGACACTCGCGACTGGTCCGACGAAGCTGACTGAAGCGAAATCCGTCGTCAGTGCGAGCAGTGCCCAGCTGGATGTGGACGACTATCAAGCCTCCTATTTGGTGACAGCAGTGCGGGAATGTGTCAAACACCAGAGCGAAACCGATCACACGTTCAAGGGGCTGAACAAAAAGCCCCATGTCGATGTGGAAGCGGTAATGAACTCCATCAAGGGTAAGGACCGTACGAAGGTGGAAGAAGTCGAGCTCGAAATCGACGAACATTTGGCCCAGTACGAGAATGCGGTGGAGGTCTTGAAGACGGAACAGAAATCGCGCCAGGATTTGCTGACCGTACTGGAGCAGGCGAGTTCATTCTACGAGAACCAGCGAACGGAAGTAAAGGTTGTGGTGAAT GCCTACCGAAACTTTGGCAATCGGCTGAAAAGTATGAAAAAGAAGCTGGACGAGCTGACGGTTACCTTACCGAGCCCGATACCATCACCGGACATTAATGCTCCGTCGCCGGTGCCCTCGGATGGTGATAACATTTTGCCAAGCGAGGACAATTACTTCCAGATGCTTCAGCATCATGGCAGTTACATGGGCGGTAACCTTTCTTTCGACATGAACGACTTCACCCGCAGTGATTCTCCGATGGTCATGAACAGAG GTTATCACGGGCCTCCGACGGGCGCACAAAACATGTCGACTGGCGGCGGCGGGGTAGCGCCACCCTCGCAACCACCTCCGGGCATTGTACCGCATCCGATAGGACCGTACGGTGGTGGCgcgagtggtggtggtagtggtggctTTATAAATCCTTGGACATCCTCGACACCACGTGGCCCACCTCCGGGAAGAGGAAATAATGGTGGATATGGTGGCAACAACAGACCTCCACCGTATAGCGGTCAGCCGATGGACTATGGTGGCCCGCAGCAATCACAGGGCGTGGGACGCAATACAGGATCCGTTTCTCAACCACTACAGCCACCGCCACTACCGCCTATCAACCTGGATACTTCGGATGATTACAACTCGACCTGGAATATGTCcatgggatgggatggaacGCAT GACTCCTCCGGTTTCCAGAGCTTAGATGCTCCAGTCTCTCCGTCCCACTACGATCGCAAAGGAATGAACAATAGCGCAATGCTGGTAGATTACGGCGACGGCAGCAGTGGTGATGGTGGACTGATGCAAGACGTTGACCATCGGCAGCGGTCGAGTAATTTGTCGATGCCACCGTTCGCGAAAGACAAAGGCCGCCTTGCGGATGTGGACCATAGGAATTTAATCTCACTCACCGGATCGCCCGGCGGTCCGCCACAGCTTAAAGATGTGCACGATCTGGATGCCATGGACGATAGTTCGTCCTCTAGTAGCATGCCGTTGGCAGCGATTGGCCATGGTATGCACAAACGGAAGACGGCACCTCCACAACCTGTACCTGCACCGAAGGTGCCATCCAGTGAATCGGGCGGGAGTAGAACTTCTATTTGGGCAGCCCATGGAAATGCATTCTCGGCACCGTCGAACGATATCGATCTGCGGTTGTTGCCACCGTCCTCTTCCGCTGTGCCATCGGCCCTGACCGTGATACCTACGATGGGTGAAGATTCGGATGGTGCCTCTCACAACGATACCGGAGACGACACGAATGATCTCGATCTCGATATGAGGATAAAATCGTTGGAAAAAACGATCACGGCACAGTATGCGAACAGTGCAGCGCATAACTCGATACCACATCTCTCCATCGACAGGCTCGGTGAGCCGAACGACGGTGATAACGACGACAGCGTACAATCGGTAGAAAGTGTGACGGCCCGTGATGAGGGTGATTTGCCTTCTCTGCAAACGCCGGTTTCACTGCTAGAGATTGACAGCTTTTTG CAAAACTTTGAACGTGAAAATTTTGAGGATTTTTCGAAACCACCAGCATTACTGATGAGCAATCAGACAGAATCGTCCCAGTCACCACCAGCTACCTCAG AGCATTCCGGTCCGGTGGTAGGAGATGTAAAGAGAAATCCTTCGGACAACACCGAGAGTGTGGACATGGATCTATCCGACGAGGAGAGCGAAGTATTGCAACAAACTCACCAAGAGGGAGATAAACATTCACCTTCACAGTCCACAG TCTCCTATCATCATGGGGCCGACGAGGGTAGCAATGATACGACATCAATGGACGATTCTGCTGCCAAGGACAACCAGGAGTGTGATAACCCGTTAATGCGACTACCGATGAACAGTGTGGCCAATGCCAATAATAATGGTGTTGGTGGCAGTAACAACAACAGTAATGGCGCTGGTGGTAATAACCAAACGACCCCGTTGCTGCAACGACCTCCATTGTTACCGGATCCAACGTTTCCACCCGGTGCCGGTCCGAAGTGGGATTTACCACCACCCAACCTGATGAGTTTACCGACGATGTTGGGTAACTTTAATGCAGTGATACCGCCGCCACCGACGCCCGGTGGGCTCGTGAACAAACTCTCCCAACCACCGCCCGGTGCCGGGCAAATATGGGCCGATCAGCCACCTCCAAACGGCCAGGCCGATGTGGCCAACCGGTTCGGTACACCGAACCGTCCACCACCTCCGCTTCCGTTTGGTTCGGGCAATGGTGGCCAGAAGGTGGGCGGTGGCAATTTCCGTGGTGGCGGAACGCCTCGTGGAGGGCGAGGTCATAATCGAGCACCGTACTTCCGTGGCGGAGGATCGGGTGGTATGCGTGCGAATATCGTCCCTGGGCTGATGATGGGTGGTCCCGGTGGTGGTCCTTTCGCGGGACCGGTTGTAGGCGGTACGGGGGGATCACCGGGAATGCGCGGTGGATATCATCGAGGCGGTGGAAACAAATTCCGTGGTGGTGGCGGAGGAGCCAACAACCGTACCGGTTGGTAA
- the LOC128303954 gene encoding trithorax group protein osa isoform X1 — protein sequence MSTKTATTTTTVSGRGSSSSGEFDVTSFEKRLRDLKDTQDSIQHLSSWCLSRRAHHKKIVSSWLNVLKQVKIESRLTLFHLANDVIQNSKRKNYEYVDSWGTYLQKATTLVRDEKVKHKILRIFKIWEEREIYNEEFLSDLNGLLSVTTSSAKKLQQQQQQQQQQQQQQQQQQQQNASSSNHSGPTLATGPTKLTEAKSVVSASSAQLDVDDYQASYLVTAVRECVKHQSETDHTFKGLNKKPHVDVEAVMNSIKGKDRTKVEEVELEIDEHLAQYENAVEVLKTEQKSRQDLLTVLEQASSFYENQRTEVKVVVNAYRNFGNRLKSMKKKLDELTVTLPSPIPSPDINAPSPVPSDGDNILPSEDNYFQMLQHHGSYMGGNLSFDMNDFTRSDSPMVMNRVQPIQVIHSRKEQTEGVNDFLKTFFPDPSGYHGPPTGAQNMSTGGGGVAPPSQPPPGIVPHPIGPYGGGASGGGSGGFINPWTSSTPRGPPPGRGNNGGYGGNNRPPPYSGQPMDYGGPQQSQGVGRNTGSVSQPLQPPPLPPINLDTSDDYNSTWNMSMGWDGTHDSSGFQSLDAPVSPSHYDRKGMNNSAMLVDYGDGSSGDGGLMQDVDHRQRSSNLSMPPFAKDKGRLADVDHRNLISLTGSPGGPPQLKDVHDLDAMDDSSSSSSMPLAAIGHGMHKRKTAPPQPVPAPKVPSSESGGSRTSIWAAHGNAFSAPSNDIDLRLLPPSSSAVPSALTVIPTMGEDSDGASHNDTGDDTNDLDLDMRIKSLEKTITAQYANSAAHNSIPHLSIDRLGEPNDGDNDDSVQSVESVTARDEGDLPSLQTPVSLLEIDSFLQNFERENFEDFSKPPALLMSNQTESSQSPPATSEHSGPVVGDVKRNPSDNTESVDMDLSDEESEVLQQTHQEGDKHSPSQSTVSYHHGADEGSNDTTSMDDSAAKDNQECDNPLMRLPMNSVANANNNGVGGSNNNSNGAGGNNQTTPLLQRPPLLPDPTFPPGAGPKWDLPPPNLMSLPTMLGNFNAVIPPPPTPGGLVNKLSQPPPGAGQIWADQPPPNGQADVANRFGTPNRPPPPLPFGSGNGGQKVGGGNFRGGGTPRGGRGHNRAPYFRGGGSGGMRANIVPGLMMGGPGGGPFAGPVVGGTGGSPGMRGGYHRGGGNKFRGGGGGANNRTGW from the exons ATGTCAACAAAAACAGCTACAACCACCACAACGGTATCCGGGCGAGGTAGCAGTAGCTCCGGGGAGTTTGATGTGACTTCCTTCGAGAAACGGCTGCGAGATCTGAAGGATACAcaggacagcatccaacaTCTTTCGAGCTGGTGTCTTTCGAGGCGGGCACACCATAAAAAGATTGTAAGCAGTTGGCTGAACGTGCTGAAGCAGG TAAAAATCGAAAGCAGATTAACGCTGTTCCACCTGGCCAACGATGTGATACAGAACAGCAAGCGCAAAAACTACGAGTACGTCGATAGCTGGGGAACGTACCTACAGAAAGCGACCACGCTGGTGAGAGACGAAAAGGTGAAGCATAAGATATTGCGCATTTTCAAAATTTGGGAAGAGCGGGAAATTTACAACGAAGAATTCTTGAGCGATCTGAACGGTTTGCTGAGCGTGACTACATCGTCAGCCAAGAagctgcagcaacaacagcagcaacaacagcaacaacagcagcaacagcagcaacaacaacagcagaatGCATCCAGCTCGAACCACAGTGGACCGACACTCGCGACTGGTCCGACGAAGCTGACTGAAGCGAAATCCGTCGTCAGTGCGAGCAGTGCCCAGCTGGATGTGGACGACTATCAAGCCTCCTATTTGGTGACAGCAGTGCGGGAATGTGTCAAACACCAGAGCGAAACCGATCACACGTTCAAGGGGCTGAACAAAAAGCCCCATGTCGATGTGGAAGCGGTAATGAACTCCATCAAGGGTAAGGACCGTACGAAGGTGGAAGAAGTCGAGCTCGAAATCGACGAACATTTGGCCCAGTACGAGAATGCGGTGGAGGTCTTGAAGACGGAACAGAAATCGCGCCAGGATTTGCTGACCGTACTGGAGCAGGCGAGTTCATTCTACGAGAACCAGCGAACGGAAGTAAAGGTTGTGGTGAAT GCCTACCGAAACTTTGGCAATCGGCTGAAAAGTATGAAAAAGAAGCTGGACGAGCTGACGGTTACCTTACCGAGCCCGATACCATCACCGGACATTAATGCTCCGTCGCCGGTGCCCTCGGATGGTGATAACATTTTGCCAAGCGAGGACAATTACTTCCAGATGCTTCAGCATCATGGCAGTTACATGGGCGGTAACCTTTCTTTCGACATGAACGACTTCACCCGCAGTGATTCTCCGATGGTCATGAACAGAG TACAACCGATTCAAGTGATACATTCGCGTAAGGAACAAACGGAAGGGGTGAACGATTTCCTGAAGACTTTTTTCCCCGATCCATCAGGTTATCACGGGCCTCCGACGGGCGCACAAAACATGTCGACTGGCGGCGGCGGGGTAGCGCCACCCTCGCAACCACCTCCGGGCATTGTACCGCATCCGATAGGACCGTACGGTGGTGGCgcgagtggtggtggtagtggtggctTTATAAATCCTTGGACATCCTCGACACCACGTGGCCCACCTCCGGGAAGAGGAAATAATGGTGGATATGGTGGCAACAACAGACCTCCACCGTATAGCGGTCAGCCGATGGACTATGGTGGCCCGCAGCAATCACAGGGCGTGGGACGCAATACAGGATCCGTTTCTCAACCACTACAGCCACCGCCACTACCGCCTATCAACCTGGATACTTCGGATGATTACAACTCGACCTGGAATATGTCcatgggatgggatggaacGCAT GACTCCTCCGGTTTCCAGAGCTTAGATGCTCCAGTCTCTCCGTCCCACTACGATCGCAAAGGAATGAACAATAGCGCAATGCTGGTAGATTACGGCGACGGCAGCAGTGGTGATGGTGGACTGATGCAAGACGTTGACCATCGGCAGCGGTCGAGTAATTTGTCGATGCCACCGTTCGCGAAAGACAAAGGCCGCCTTGCGGATGTGGACCATAGGAATTTAATCTCACTCACCGGATCGCCCGGCGGTCCGCCACAGCTTAAAGATGTGCACGATCTGGATGCCATGGACGATAGTTCGTCCTCTAGTAGCATGCCGTTGGCAGCGATTGGCCATGGTATGCACAAACGGAAGACGGCACCTCCACAACCTGTACCTGCACCGAAGGTGCCATCCAGTGAATCGGGCGGGAGTAGAACTTCTATTTGGGCAGCCCATGGAAATGCATTCTCGGCACCGTCGAACGATATCGATCTGCGGTTGTTGCCACCGTCCTCTTCCGCTGTGCCATCGGCCCTGACCGTGATACCTACGATGGGTGAAGATTCGGATGGTGCCTCTCACAACGATACCGGAGACGACACGAATGATCTCGATCTCGATATGAGGATAAAATCGTTGGAAAAAACGATCACGGCACAGTATGCGAACAGTGCAGCGCATAACTCGATACCACATCTCTCCATCGACAGGCTCGGTGAGCCGAACGACGGTGATAACGACGACAGCGTACAATCGGTAGAAAGTGTGACGGCCCGTGATGAGGGTGATTTGCCTTCTCTGCAAACGCCGGTTTCACTGCTAGAGATTGACAGCTTTTTG CAAAACTTTGAACGTGAAAATTTTGAGGATTTTTCGAAACCACCAGCATTACTGATGAGCAATCAGACAGAATCGTCCCAGTCACCACCAGCTACCTCAG AGCATTCCGGTCCGGTGGTAGGAGATGTAAAGAGAAATCCTTCGGACAACACCGAGAGTGTGGACATGGATCTATCCGACGAGGAGAGCGAAGTATTGCAACAAACTCACCAAGAGGGAGATAAACATTCACCTTCACAGTCCACAG TCTCCTATCATCATGGGGCCGACGAGGGTAGCAATGATACGACATCAATGGACGATTCTGCTGCCAAGGACAACCAGGAGTGTGATAACCCGTTAATGCGACTACCGATGAACAGTGTGGCCAATGCCAATAATAATGGTGTTGGTGGCAGTAACAACAACAGTAATGGCGCTGGTGGTAATAACCAAACGACCCCGTTGCTGCAACGACCTCCATTGTTACCGGATCCAACGTTTCCACCCGGTGCCGGTCCGAAGTGGGATTTACCACCACCCAACCTGATGAGTTTACCGACGATGTTGGGTAACTTTAATGCAGTGATACCGCCGCCACCGACGCCCGGTGGGCTCGTGAACAAACTCTCCCAACCACCGCCCGGTGCCGGGCAAATATGGGCCGATCAGCCACCTCCAAACGGCCAGGCCGATGTGGCCAACCGGTTCGGTACACCGAACCGTCCACCACCTCCGCTTCCGTTTGGTTCGGGCAATGGTGGCCAGAAGGTGGGCGGTGGCAATTTCCGTGGTGGCGGAACGCCTCGTGGAGGGCGAGGTCATAATCGAGCACCGTACTTCCGTGGCGGAGGATCGGGTGGTATGCGTGCGAATATCGTCCCTGGGCTGATGATGGGTGGTCCCGGTGGTGGTCCTTTCGCGGGACCGGTTGTAGGCGGTACGGGGGGATCACCGGGAATGCGCGGTGGATATCATCGAGGCGGTGGAAACAAATTCCGTGGTGGTGGCGGAGGAGCCAACAACCGTACCGGTTGGTAA